From the Euphorbia lathyris chromosome 6, ddEupLath1.1, whole genome shotgun sequence genome, one window contains:
- the LOC136232398 gene encoding glucose-6-phosphate 1-dehydrogenase, cytoplasmic isoform, translating into MGSGQWSIVKRSSLRNDSFAKDDDTVPETGCLSIIVLGASGDLAKKKTFPALFNLYRQGFLQSNEVHIFGYARTKISDQELRNRISGYLGKNAPSGRPEDVPKFLQLIKYVSGSYDKEDGFKLLDKQISEHELAKKSAEGSSRRLFYLALPPSVYPIVCKMIKNYCTNKSDLGGWTRIVVEKPFGKDLESAEQLSTQIGELFEEPQIYRIDHYLGKELVQNMLVLRFANRFFLPLWNRDNIANVQIVFREDFGTEGRGGYFDEYGIIRDIIQNHLLQVLCLVAMEKPVSLKPEHIRDEKVKVLQSVLPIKDEEVVLGQYEGYKDDPTVPDHSNTPTFATVVMHIHNERWEGVPFILKAGKAINSRKAEIRLQFKDVPGDIFRCKKQGRNELVIRLQPKEAVYMKLTVKQPGLEMSTVQSELDLSYGQRYQGVTIPEAYERLILDTIRGDQQHFVRRDELKAAWEIFTPLLHRIDNGEMKPIPYKPGSRGPAEADELLEKAGYVQTHGYIWIPPTL; encoded by the exons ATGGGTTCGGGTCAGTGGTCTATAGTAAAGAGATCTAGTTTAAGAAACGACTCATTTGCTAAAGATGATGACACTGTGCCGGAAACTGGGTGTCTTTCCATTATTGTGCTTGGTGCCTCTGGTGATCTTGCCAAAAAGAAGACTTTCCCTGCTCTTTTCAATCTTTACCGCCAG GGTTTTTTGCAATCAAATGAAGTTCACATTTTTGGGTATGCAAGGACTAAAATTTCTGACCAAGAGCTCAGAAATCGTATTAGTGG CTATCTTGGAAAAAATGCTCCATCTGGGCGCCCAGAAGATGTACCTAAGTTCTTACAGTTG ATCAAATATGTTAGTGGTTCTTATGACAAGGAGGATGGCTTTAAGCTTCTAGATAAGCAAATTTCAGAGCATGAATTAGCCAAAAAAAGTGCAGAAGGATCATCTCGAAGACTATTTTATTTGGCACTTCCACCATCTGTTTATCCAATTGTCTGCAAGATGATCAAGAATTATTGCACGAATAAAT CTGATCTTGGCGGATGGACTCGGATAGTTGTAGAAAAGCCTTTTGGTAAGGATCTGGAGTCTGCAGAACAACTTAGTACTCAGATTGGAGAGTTGTTTGAGGAACCACAAATTTACCGTATTGATCACTATTTGGGAAAAGAATTGGTGCAGAACATG TTGGTACTTCGATTTGCAAATCGCTTCTTTTTACCTCTTTGGAACCGTGACAACATTGCCAATGTGCAG ATTGTGTTCAGAGAGGATTTTGGAACTGAAGGTCGTGGTGGGTATTTTGATGAATATGG CATTATTCGTGATATTATTCAAAATCACCTGTTGCAG GTCCTTTGTCTTGTTGCAATGGAGAAACCTGTCTCTCTAAAACCTGAGCACATTCGAGATGAGAAAGTGAAG GTTCTTCAATCAGTACTTCCGATCAAGGATGAAGAGGTAGTTCTTGGACAATATGAAGGTTACAAGGATGATCCAACTGTTCCCGACCATTCAAACACTCCAACGTTTGCGACTGTTGTCATGCACATACATAATGAAAGATGGGAAG GTGTTCCTTTTATACTAAAGGCAGGGAAAGCAATAAATTCAAGAAAGGCTGAGATACGTCTTCAATTTAAGGATGTTCCTGGTGACATATTCAGAT GTAAAAAGCAAGGAAGAAATGAGTTAGTAATACGCCTACAACCAAAGGAAGCTGTTTACATGAAACTCACG GTCAAACAACCTGGATTGGAGATGTCAACTGTTCAGAGTGAACTAGACTTGTCTTATGGCCAACGCTATCAAGGGGTCACTATTCCGGAGGCTTATGAACGTCTAATTCTTGATAC AATCAGAGGCGACCAGCAGCATTTTGTTCGCAGAGATGAGTTGAAG GCAGCATGGGAGATATTTACACCGCTTCTGCATAGGATCGACAATGGTGAAATGAAGCCGATCCCGTACAAACCAGGCAGCAGAGGTCCTGCAGAAGCTGATGAACTGCTGGAAAAAGCTGGTTATGTTCAGACACACGGATATATCTGGATTCCTCCTACACTGTAG